In Haliscomenobacter hydrossis DSM 1100, the DNA window CTTCGGTGAGTTCGACTATCTTGCGGGCTACCTCGTAGAATTTGGGGGCATTGGCCACCATTTGATCATTGATTCCCGTCAGGATGGTGATGTTCCAGGGGATCAGGGTTTCCGGATTGATTAAACTTTCCCAGGATTCCAGGATTTGATTTCCATCATGGATGACAACGGCAATCTCGATGATCCGGTCACGCGATGCTTTACCTCCAGTTGTCTCAACATCAATTATGGCGTATTTTTTTTTCAACTCAACAGTTTTCTTTTTTGGGCAACAAATTCTTCTTCACTGATCAAGCCTTTTTCGCGCAAGTCACCTAAATGCAGTACCTCGTCCAGTACATCCTTGGTCGCATTGCTCAGGGCTGGTCCGGAGGTGTCCAAGAGGTTGGGTTGTGGTTCAGGCAATTGTTTTACGAGGTGATAACCATTGGCCACAAAAGTCTGGAATTCTGGTTGTTTGCGCAAGAAACTCAAGGCCTGATGAGAATGAATTTTTGAAATGTCGCTAAATCCGTTTTCGATGGCCTTTTCCAGACTTTGCAAAGCCCTTTCGGTATTCTCAATCATGGAATAGCAGCAAGCCAGATTGAAGTGGACACTCGGAGAAGTGAGGTTGTCTTCTAAAGCTTTTAAAAAGGAATCAATCGCGTTTTCGAATTCCAGGTTGCGGAATTGTTCAATGCCGATGCGCTTGAAAAAATCTTCTTTTTTGTTCTCTTTTTTCCCGGATTTATTGGCTTGAGGCGCTTTGGCAGTTTTTATTGGGCGTTCCATCAAGGTATTGGCATCTTCTTCCACTTCTTCCTCTTCGGAATAGCGCACAGTGCGTTGTTCTTGCATGCGCTTCTTGTTGTATTTTTCATCAAAATCCTCTTGAGGCATGACAAAAAACAGCAAGGCATCAATGAGCCCTAGTACAACTGGAATCATCACTACCGGAGCATGTTCTTCGATGGAGATCATCATCGTGATAAAAAAGAGGGCAATGTACATAACCCCCTGCCACCAGCGTTGCAGATAAAAGCGGTGGACTCCGAACATGCCCGCAAACAAGGCTAAAAAAGCGGCTACAATTTTATTTTTCATACCAAACGGGTGAATGGCTCATGCAAAAATTAGAAAAAATCGTGAATAATTAATGCTTGTAAAGTTAAGTTTTTTCAATGGGCCGTCCAAAAAGTTTAGGCCAACCGACGAAATGTTTGGACATGGGGATTGAAAAAGGGGATGTAAGGTTGCTCCATAGTTTACAAACTGGACAACAATTGTTTGATGTCCACATTTAACACCGTGAAACGTCCAGCCACTTCGCCCTGCTCCTGGTTCAACACCACCAACTGCTCTTTTTCTTTGGCCAGCATCAGATCAAAAGGGTCAAAATTGCTGTCGATGCGCTCTTTGAGCCGTTTGATGTACTGCTTGAGCTGAGCATTCACATCGGTTTCAATTTTGCTCCGACCTCTATCGATTTCTTGTTGAAACCCTTCAATGATTTTGCGTCGTTTGCCGCTGGTTGCAAAACCGGCAAAAAGAATACCAATCGTGGTCAGTACGCCACCGGTAATGTCAAAAACTGCACCCTGCGTGATCGCAGCCAGAATTAAACCGATGACCGCAATGCCACTTCCGGTAGCGAAAGAACCGGGTAGGGGAGCTTTATCGGGAAACAAACTGTTGTCGGTAAAACTTTCACTTTTTTTGACGAAATCCTCAAATTTCTCCTGCAACTCCCGGAAAATGTTGTGCCGCCGTTCGGCGATCGAACTAAAGATTTCGTGGTCGCTGTGTAGCAGGCTTTTGCTGGTGTGAATTTTGAGGTCGATCAGTTTCGCCATTTGTTGCACGTTGTCCGCCACGTCATTGATGCCATCGTGCAGTTTTTCGCGCAGCGCTTCGTTCAGGCTTTGCTCCAGTTCTTTGGCGAGTGTTTCCAGCCACTCTTTGGCTGAGGTTTTTTTGGTGAAGATGGAGGAAATTGAGCGACGAACCAGGGAGAAAAGGGACAAACCTTCGCGTAATTCGCGCTCTTTGGCCTGGGTCGTACGATCGTAACCCGCCAAAATATTCTCCACCAGTTGATCCACCTGGCGATTGGATTTCAGTTCCTGGTTGTCCAGGGTGTTTTTAATGTCTTTGCGAAACTCCATGTCGGCTTCCCATTGCTGCTGGCGCAAATCCAGGCCTTCACGGATGCTGTCGTTGATGCGCAGACAGGTGCTTACACTGTTTTCCAGTTTGAGTACCGGAGCTTTTCCTCCGGTAATGTTTTCAAGGATATAATGGCGGATGGGAATAAATCCACTTTCAGCTTTGTTACCATCTTTTTCGAGTTTGGCGGAAGTGGCAAAGATTTGGGGCTGGTGAATGCCCTGCTTCTCGGCGTAATCGAGCACACCCTTCATGTTGACCTCCAGGTCTTCTGCCGACATCAGGTCTTTTTGCTGGAGCACAA includes these proteins:
- a CDS encoding TPR end-of-group domain-containing protein, encoding MKNKIVAAFLALFAGMFGVHRFYLQRWWQGVMYIALFFITMMISIEEHAPVVMIPVVLGLIDALLFFVMPQEDFDEKYNKKRMQEQRTVRYSEEEEVEEDANTLMERPIKTAKAPQANKSGKKENKKEDFFKRIGIEQFRNLEFENAIDSFLKALEDNLTSPSVHFNLACCYSMIENTERALQSLEKAIENGFSDISKIHSHQALSFLRKQPEFQTFVANGYHLVKQLPEPQPNLLDTSGPALSNATKDVLDEVLHLGDLREKGLISEEEFVAQKRKLLS
- a CDS encoding dynamin family protein, translated to MSLINQSTIALRARIDEAVKDLHELTIKINHADLAKTVSDLRNRINDPFMFVIVGEVKAGKSSFINALLQTDREITKVAPQPMTDTIQQIVYGEKEEVIVINPFLKKILIPVDILKEVAIVDTPGTNTIIEHHQEITESFIPASDLIVFVFEAKNPYRQSAWDFFKFIHGDWRKKVIFVLQQKDLMSAEDLEVNMKGVLDYAEKQGIHQPQIFATSAKLEKDGNKAESGFIPIRHYILENITGGKAPVLKLENSVSTCLRINDSIREGLDLRQQQWEADMEFRKDIKNTLDNQELKSNRQVDQLVENILAGYDRTTQAKERELREGLSLFSLVRRSISSIFTKKTSAKEWLETLAKELEQSLNEALREKLHDGINDVADNVQQMAKLIDLKIHTSKSLLHSDHEIFSSIAERRHNIFRELQEKFEDFVKKSESFTDNSLFPDKAPLPGSFATGSGIAVIGLILAAITQGAVFDITGGVLTTIGILFAGFATSGKRRKIIEGFQQEIDRGRSKIETDVNAQLKQYIKRLKERIDSNFDPFDLMLAKEKEQLVVLNQEQGEVAGRFTVLNVDIKQLLSSL